A part of Cannabis sativa cultivar Pink pepper isolate KNU-18-1 chromosome 6, ASM2916894v1, whole genome shotgun sequence genomic DNA contains:
- the LOC133039312 gene encoding uncharacterized protein LOC133039312, producing MLRVDGNDRVKCASYMLRKDARIWWEVVEQTKNVDTMNWDDFKRVFNEKYYNSAVLAAKVDEFTGLAQGSLTVTEYAQKFDRLAKFAPDLVPTDRVRAHRFVEGLKPMVARDVEIVSRGQFSYAQVVEMALTAERSENKIWKENAARRESKKGGANSNDHKKRG from the coding sequence ATGCTAAGGGTGGATGGGAATGACCGAGTGAAGTGTGCATCTTACATGCTGAGGAAAGATGCTCGTATCTGgtgggaggtggtggaacaaacaaagaatgtagataccatgaactgggacgatttcaaaagggtctttaatgagaagtattataactcAGCAGTTCTAGCAGCAAAGGTCGATGAATTTACTGGGTTAGCCCAAGGGAGTCTTACTGTGactgagtatgcacaaaaatttgaTAGATTGGCGAAATTTGCTCCAGATCTGGTACCTACTGATAGAGTGCGAGCACATCGATTTGTGGAAGGCCTGAAACCAATGGTTGCTCGAGATGTGGAAATTGTGTCAAGGGGTCAATTCAGCTATGCTCAAGTTGTCGAAATGGCTCTTACGGCTGAGCGGAGtgaaaacaaaatttggaaggaaaatgctgCCAGGAGAGAATCGAAGAAAGGTGGAGCCAATTCTAATGACCACAAGAAACGAGGATAG